GCCATCTCTCATCCTTGTGTTTGACAAGGCAATAGAAAAGACAACACATAAGGTAATACTTCCTGAGTTTAAGGGAGTAGGAAAATTCATAGCTAAGCACTACAGGATATTCTTGGTATTGTTTGTGATCATCCTGATCCCGGCAATATATGGATACAATCATACAAAGGTTTATTACAAGCTGGATTCATCGCTTCCGGACAGCCTGGAGAGCGTGCAGGCCAACACAGAGCTGGCTAAGGAATTCAATATGAATTCAACACATATGATACTTGTCACAAATGATCAGAGTGATAAGGACACACGAAATATGATGTCGGATATTGAGAATATAGATGGTGTAAAGTTCTGTCTTGGACTTGACAGCATCATCGGTTCAGGAATCCCATCGAACTTCATCCCTTCGGAGGTGACAGAGGCACTTAAGAGTGATGAGTGGCAGTTGATACTTGTTGGTTCTGAGTATGAGGTTGCATCGGATGAGGTCAACAACCAGTGTACTGAGATAGAGAAGACTATAGATTCATACAACGATAAAAACATGCTTGTCGGTGAGGCACCTTGTACAAAGGATCTTATCAGGATAACAGATAAGGATTTCGCCTCAGTAAGTGCAGTTTCAATCGGTGCTATATTCCTCATCATACTCTGTGTATTCGGTTCAATATCACTTCCAATAGTGCTTGTTGCCGTCATAGAGTTTGCGATATTTATCAACATGGGTATTCCTTGCTTTACAGGAACCGAGCTTCCATTCATAGCGTCAATAGTAATTGGAACTATCCAGCTGGGTGCTACGGTCGATTACGCGATACTGATGACTACCAAGTACAAGAGAAATAGACTTGGCGGATACAGAAAGTTTGATGCGGTTGCAACTGCATGTCAGGAGTCAGTACAGTCAATAGTTGTCAGTGCGCTTTCGTTCTTCGCTGCAACATTTGGCGTAGGTCTTTTCTCAGACATAGACATGATCAGTGCACTGTGTACACTTATGGCACGAGGTGCACTCATAAGTATGTGTGCTGTTATCCTGATGCTTCCATCAGCACTGATGCTCTTCGATAAGATCATCATGTTCAGATACAGAAAGAACCTGATCGATGGACCATCTGCTGATGCCGGCAAGGACACAGTTCAGGCATAAGCTGGTTAATATAGAAACAACGTAGTACGCAGAATCCGCTACATGGATTCTCACATATATTATGGAAAGAGGTAATAACATGATCAAGTGGAAGAAATATATGTGTGTTGCGCTGTCAGCAGCAATGATGGCAACACTTACGACCGGATGTGGAGATACATCAAATGACAGTACAACTACAGACAAGGCAGAGGCTACAACAGAGAGCGATTCAGATACACTTCAGGATGCCCTTGCAGCTGAGATATCAGCAGACGATTCAGATGACGCTGACAAGGAGGAGACAGTGTACGTCCTCGCAGATGCAGATGGTACAGCAAATGATGTCACGGTATCCACATGGCTGAAGAACGCCGATGGCTCAGAGGGGCTTAACGACAAGACCAATCTTTCAGATATTGAGAACGTGAAGGGTTATGAAGGCTATAAAGATAATGGTGATGGAACTATTACCTGGGCGGCAAATGGATCAGACATCTATTATCAGGGAAAGTCAAGTGAGAAGCTTCCTGTTGATGTGAAGATCACAT
This sequence is a window from Coprococcus eutactus. Protein-coding genes within it:
- a CDS encoding efflux RND transporter permease subunit, with protein sequence MLKLGEKIVSARVVILILGFILLIPAAYGYIKTKVNYDILSYLPKDIETMVGQDILVDQFGTGAFSLYVVEGMEDKEVSALKSKIENVDHVSKVIWYDSFADLSVPKDMLPEKLYNAFNNDDKDATMMAIIFDDTTSADSTMDAIEEIRKISDKQCFLSGMSAVVVDTKKLSEKETPIYVLIAVILSSIILAITMDSIMIPVLFLASIGMAIAYNLGSNIFMGQVSYITKALAAVLQLGVTMDYSIFLWHSYKAQQKEYTDKKEAMAHAIAETISSVVGSSITTVAGFVALCFMSFTLGLDLGIVMAKGVVFGVIACVTILPSLILVFDKAIEKTTHKVILPEFKGVGKFIAKHYRIFLVLFVIILIPAIYGYNHTKVYYKLDSSLPDSLESVQANTELAKEFNMNSTHMILVTNDQSDKDTRNMMSDIENIDGVKFCLGLDSIIGSGIPSNFIPSEVTEALKSDEWQLILVGSEYEVASDEVNNQCTEIEKTIDSYNDKNMLVGEAPCTKDLIRITDKDFASVSAVSIGAIFLIILCVFGSISLPIVLVAVIEFAIFINMGIPCFTGTELPFIASIVIGTIQLGATVDYAILMTTKYKRNRLGGYRKFDAVATACQESVQSIVVSALSFFAATFGVGLFSDIDMISALCTLMARGALISMCAVILMLPSALMLFDKIIMFRYRKNLIDGPSADAGKDTVQA